In Takifugu flavidus isolate HTHZ2018 chromosome 5, ASM371156v2, whole genome shotgun sequence, the following proteins share a genomic window:
- the zgc:152830 gene encoding putative aminopeptidase W07G4.4 — protein MCTSVQPTEWTTDFKNQNFDGIVLVTQSHDTLPAELESLKAPLQDYSSVDSGLGEDVVVLKVPGLPGNRLVFASTGPLNRDYDDIRRFSDAAINGIKRALKAGMQRPLLVCPPHKDYKNSSLVAALGALQALYMPLEIREAHIKSSEYKVCVLGLWAAQEKEGKSLVKLADALESGRLACRDIGGSDPERMAAPRVAEYVEELFKNSPVKVDIVSDLKVLEKEYPCLAAVNRCANAVPRHQARVIKLQYCGDGPIQKTLMLVGKGITYDTGGADIKAGGCMAGMHRDKCGAAAVAGFFQVLAKLKPKHLKVVGSMAMVRNSVGADCYVADELVVSRAGRRVRVGNTDAEGRMVMVDLLCEMKEKALSVTAPELFTIATLTGHAIRAMGPHYSIIMDNGPAHRNQNAADWQKAGEVLGDVFEVSRIRREDYEFHKGKSEYEDILQCNNLPSSATPRGHQTPAAFLIMASGLDKHGVDSTAPLPYSHIDIAGSSGPFPGVPTGAPVITMATKYIMSGEV, from the exons ATGTGCACCAG CGTCCAGCCTACTGAGTGGACCACTGACTTCAAGAACCAAAA ttttgatGGCATTGTGTTGGTGACCCAGAGCCATGACACACTGCCAGCTGAGCTGGAGAGTCTGAAAGCGCCCCTGCAGGACTACAGCTCT GTGGACAGCGGGCTGGGAGAGGATGTGGTGGTCTTGAAGGTCCCAGGTCTCCCTGGAAACCGCCTGGTCTTTGCCTCCACTGGCCCTCTAAACCGTGACTATGACGATATCAGACGTTTTAGTGACGCGGCAATCAACGGCATCAAAAG GGCCCTGAAAGCTGGAATGCAGCGGCCACTGTTGGTCTGCCCCCCACACAAGGACTATAAAAACAGCAGTCTGGTGGCTGCACTCGGGGCTCTCCAAGCACTCtacatg CCCCTGGAGATTAGAGAGGCCCATATAAAATCCAGTGAATAcaaggtgtgtgttttggggcTGTGGGCAGCACaggagaaagaggggaaaagccTTGTGAAGCTGGCTGATGCTCTGGAGAGTGGAAG ACTCGCGTGTCGTGACATTGGAGGCTCAGACCCGGAGCGAATGGCTGCTCCGCGTGTGGCTGAATATGTGGAGGAACTCTTTAAGAACAGCCCTGTGAAG GTAGATATCGTGAGTGACCTGAAGGTTCTGGAGAAGGAATATCCATGCCTGGCTGCCGTCAACCGTTGTGCCAACG ctgtgccaCGTCATCAGGCCAGAGTTATCAAACTGCAGTACTGCGGAGATGGACCCATCCAGAAGACACTCATGCTGGTGGGAAAG GGCATCACCTACGACACCGGCGGGGCCGACATCAAGGCCGGAGGCTGCATGGCCGGCATGCACAGGGACAAGTGTGGCGCTGCGGCCGTTGCTGGCTTCTTCCAG GTTTTAGCCAAGCTGAAGCCTAAACATCTGAAGGTCGTGGGATCGATGGCCATGGTGAGGAACAGTGTCGGTGCAG ACTGTTACGTGGCCGACGAGCTGGTGGTGTCTCGCGCGGGTCGCAGAGTAAGAGTTGGAAACACCGACGCTGAGGGACGGATGGTGATGGTTGACCTGCTCTGTGAGATGAAAGAGAAG gcattGAGTGTGACTGCTCCTGAGCTCTTTACCATTGCTACTCTGACTGGTCATGCTATCAGAGCAATGGGCCCCCACTACTCC ATCATTATGGATAACGGACCGGCCCATCGCAACCAAAATGCTGCTGACTGGCAAAaag CTGGTGAGGTGTTGGGAGATGTTTTTGAGGTGTCCAGAATCAGACGAGAGGACTACGAGTTCCACAAGGGCAAGTCTGAGTATGAGGACATTTTGCAGTGCAACAACCTGCCGTCCTCGGCTACACCCCGAGGACATCAGACCCCTGCAGCTTTCCTCATCATGGCCTCAGGACTTGACAAG CACGGCGTGGACTCTACGGCACCACTGCCATATTCCCACATTGACATCGCTGGGTCCAGTGGTCCTTTTCCCGGTGTCCCAACAGGAGCCCCGgtcatcaccatggcaactaaATACATCATGTCTGGGGAGGTCTAA
- the pcna gene encoding proliferating cell nuclear antigen, giving the protein MFEARLVQGSILKKLLDALKDLITEACWDVSSSGISLQSMDSSHVSLVQLTLRHDGFDSYRCDRNLAMGVNLSSMSKILKCAGNEDIITLRAEDNADTLALVFETINQEKVSDYEMKLMDLDVEQLGIPEQEYSCVVKMPSGEFARICRDLSQIGDAVVISCAKDGVKFSASGELGTGNIKLSQTSNIDKEDEAVTVEMNEPVQLIFALNYLNFFTKATPLSKTVILSMSADIPLVVEYKIADMGHVKYYLAPKIDEENA; this is encoded by the exons ATGTTTGAAGCTCGCCTGGTCCAGGGTTCTATCCTCAAGAAGTTGTTGGATGCTCTGAAGGATCTGATCACGGAAGCCTGCTGGGATGTAAGCTCGTCCGGCATCTCTCTGCAGAGCATGGACTCGTCTCACGTCTCCCTGGTCCAGCTCACCCTCAGGCACGATGGCTTCGACTCGTACCGCTGTGACAGAAACCTCGCCATGGGGGTGAACCTCAGCAG CATGTCAAAGATCCTGAAATGTGCTGGGAACGAGGACATCATCACACTCAGAGCAGAAGACAACGCAGACACACTTGCTCTTGTCTTTGAGACCATCA ATCAGGAGAAGGTGTCTGACTATGAGATGAAACTGATGGACCTTGATGTTGAGCAACTTGGAATCCCA GAGCAGGAGTACAGCTGCGTGGTGAAGATGCCCTCCGGGGAGTTTGCCCGTATCTGCCGCGACCTGTCCCAGATAGGGGACGCGGTCGTGATCTCCTGCGCCAAAGACGGAGTCAAGTTCTCTGCGTCAGGAGAGCTGGGGACCGGAAATATCAAACTCTCCCAGACCAGCAACATAGACAAAGAGGATGAGGCG GTTACAGTTGAGATGAATGAACCAGTTCAGCTGATTTTTGCCCTCAACTATCTGAACTTCTTCACCAAAGCAACTCCGTTGTCCAAGACAGTCATCCTCAGCATGTCGGCTGATATCCCCCTCG tCGTTGAGTACAAGATTGCTGATATGGGACACGTGAAGTACTACCTGGCACCCAAGATTGATGAAGAGAATGCTTAA
- the tmem175 gene encoding endosomal/lysosomal proton channel TMEM175 isoform X1, whose translation MEGNDDSDIIEHHVEEDMEKKEPRSHAASSSFLDSVAPSDRDAHSGTQSSHRLLAYSDALISIIATVMILPVAHTKMEDTEELRESVQLLLTTKIAVYLMTFLIVTVAWAAHIRLFQVIVRIDDCLALLNLACMMLITFLPYTFSLMATFPENVLGILLFCGCVMVIGVIQSLIVVYAFSRPFLLNQQIQISENRTFYKHHILKVIMRVPLMCFIASVFSFIFFQLSYALLAIVIFLPYISQFLKWCRDKIIGPVEESPDSVLFYTYLPNEPLSKDRVEAFSDGVYAIVATLLILDICEDNVPDPSVVQKQFGGSLTAALQVYGPEYLAYFGSFVTVGLLWFVHHSLFLHVTKATRFMGLLNTFSLAFVGGLPLAYQLTHEFPQNSHNELEAIQISCVIIFFASIFQLAIWVVALYSEQESLHPYVRYGGQEHVFMLAKLSLYPCVALGTFFLTCILSKFSAPIFHLMEITVPFAFLVLRLLVRVVLALLRLIFCPDRPVLRSIIEQEDEEVRGTLNALLS comes from the exons ATGGAGGGAAACGACGACAGCGACATTATAGAACACCACGTCGAGGAGGACATGGAGAAGAAAGAACCGAGGAGCCACGCGGCCTCGTCCTCGTTCCTGGACAGCGTCGCTCCGTCCGACAGAGACGCCCACAGCGGCACCCAGTCCTCCCACCGGCTGCTGGCCTACAGCGACGCCCTCATCTCCATCATCGCCACCGTCATG ATATTACCTGTTGCTCACACAAAGATGGAAGACACTGAG GAGCTGCGGGAGAGCGTCCAGCTCCTGCTGACGACAAAAATCGCCGTTTACCTGATGACGTTTCTGATTGTGACCGTTGCCTGGGCCGCTCACATCCG ATTATTCCAAGTGATCGTGCGCATCGACGACTGCCTGGCACTGCTGAACCTC GCCTGCATGATGCTGATAACCTTCCTACCGTACACG TTCTCGCTGATGGCGACCTTCCCCGAGAACGTGCTGGGGATTTTGCTCTTCTGCGGCTGCGTGATGGTGATCGGCGTCATCCAG TCGCTGATCGTGGTCTACGCCTTCAGCCGCCCCTTCCTGCTGAACCAGCAGATCCAGATCTCGGAGAACCGGACCTTCTACAAGCACCACATCCTCAAAGTCATCATGCGGGTGCCGCTCATGTGCTTCATCGCCAGCgtcttctccttcatcttcttccagctc TCTTACGCCCTGTTGGCCATCGTCATCTTCCTGCCCTACATCTCCCAGTTTTTGAAGTGGTGTCGTGACAAGATAATTG GCCCGGTGGAGGAGAGTCCGGACTCCGTGCTGTTTTACACGTACCTGCCCAATGAACCGCTCAGCAAAGATCGGGTGGAGGCTTTCAGCGACGGCGTTTACGCCATCGTAGCAACGCTTCTCATCCTGGACATCTG TGAGGACAACGTTCCAGACCCGTCCGTGGTGCAGAAGCAGTTTGGAGGCAGCTTGACGGCAGCTCTGCAGGTCTACGGCCCAGAGTACCTCGCCTATTTTGGTTCCTTCGTCACGGTCGGCCTCCTCTGGTTTGTCCACCActccctcttcctccatgtCACCAAGGCAACGCGCTTCATGGGCCTGCTCAACACCTTTTCGCTGGCGTTCGTGGGAGGTCTTCCTTTAGCCTACCAGCTAACGCACGAGTTCCCTCAAAACTCTCACAACGAGTTGGAAGCCATTCAGATCAGCTGTGTCATTATTTTCTTTGCCAGTATTTTTCAGCTTGCTATCTGGGTAGTTGCTCTTTACAGTGAGCAAGAGAGCCTGCACCCTTATGTGCGTTATGGTGGTCAGGAGCATGTCTTTATGCTAGCTAAGCTCTCTCTGTACCCTTGTGTGGCTCTAGGAACATTTTTCCTCACATGTATCTTGAGTAAATTTAGTGCCCCGATTTTCCACTTGATGGAAATCACAGTGCCTTTTGCTTTCCTCGTGTTGAGGCTCTTGGTGCGAGTTGTTTTAGCTTTGCTGCGGCTAATTTTCTGTCCAGACAGACCTGTGCTGAGATCCATTATTgagcaggaggatgaggaggtgagggGGACGCTGAATGCTTTACTTAGCTAG
- the tmem175 gene encoding endosomal/lysosomal proton channel TMEM175 isoform X2, giving the protein MTFLIVTVAWAAHIRLFQVIVRIDDCLALLNLACMMLITFLPYTFSLMATFPENVLGILLFCGCVMVIGVIQSLIVVYAFSRPFLLNQQIQISENRTFYKHHILKVIMRVPLMCFIASVFSFIFFQLSYALLAIVIFLPYISQFLKWCRDKIIGPVEESPDSVLFYTYLPNEPLSKDRVEAFSDGVYAIVATLLILDICEDNVPDPSVVQKQFGGSLTAALQVYGPEYLAYFGSFVTVGLLWFVHHSLFLHVTKATRFMGLLNTFSLAFVGGLPLAYQLTHEFPQNSHNELEAIQISCVIIFFASIFQLAIWVVALYSEQESLHPYVRYGGQEHVFMLAKLSLYPCVALGTFFLTCILSKFSAPIFHLMEITVPFAFLVLRLLVRVVLALLRLIFCPDRPVLRSIIEQEDEEVRGTLNALLS; this is encoded by the exons ATGACGTTTCTGATTGTGACCGTTGCCTGGGCCGCTCACATCCG ATTATTCCAAGTGATCGTGCGCATCGACGACTGCCTGGCACTGCTGAACCTC GCCTGCATGATGCTGATAACCTTCCTACCGTACACG TTCTCGCTGATGGCGACCTTCCCCGAGAACGTGCTGGGGATTTTGCTCTTCTGCGGCTGCGTGATGGTGATCGGCGTCATCCAG TCGCTGATCGTGGTCTACGCCTTCAGCCGCCCCTTCCTGCTGAACCAGCAGATCCAGATCTCGGAGAACCGGACCTTCTACAAGCACCACATCCTCAAAGTCATCATGCGGGTGCCGCTCATGTGCTTCATCGCCAGCgtcttctccttcatcttcttccagctc TCTTACGCCCTGTTGGCCATCGTCATCTTCCTGCCCTACATCTCCCAGTTTTTGAAGTGGTGTCGTGACAAGATAATTG GCCCGGTGGAGGAGAGTCCGGACTCCGTGCTGTTTTACACGTACCTGCCCAATGAACCGCTCAGCAAAGATCGGGTGGAGGCTTTCAGCGACGGCGTTTACGCCATCGTAGCAACGCTTCTCATCCTGGACATCTG TGAGGACAACGTTCCAGACCCGTCCGTGGTGCAGAAGCAGTTTGGAGGCAGCTTGACGGCAGCTCTGCAGGTCTACGGCCCAGAGTACCTCGCCTATTTTGGTTCCTTCGTCACGGTCGGCCTCCTCTGGTTTGTCCACCActccctcttcctccatgtCACCAAGGCAACGCGCTTCATGGGCCTGCTCAACACCTTTTCGCTGGCGTTCGTGGGAGGTCTTCCTTTAGCCTACCAGCTAACGCACGAGTTCCCTCAAAACTCTCACAACGAGTTGGAAGCCATTCAGATCAGCTGTGTCATTATTTTCTTTGCCAGTATTTTTCAGCTTGCTATCTGGGTAGTTGCTCTTTACAGTGAGCAAGAGAGCCTGCACCCTTATGTGCGTTATGGTGGTCAGGAGCATGTCTTTATGCTAGCTAAGCTCTCTCTGTACCCTTGTGTGGCTCTAGGAACATTTTTCCTCACATGTATCTTGAGTAAATTTAGTGCCCCGATTTTCCACTTGATGGAAATCACAGTGCCTTTTGCTTTCCTCGTGTTGAGGCTCTTGGTGCGAGTTGTTTTAGCTTTGCTGCGGCTAATTTTCTGTCCAGACAGACCTGTGCTGAGATCCATTATTgagcaggaggatgaggaggtgagggGGACGCTGAATGCTTTACTTAGCTAG
- the cds1 gene encoding phosphatidate cytidylyltransferase 2, producing the protein MTELRKRGGGGGNPDSGDNISDKEADGDDRLGLQVDLDGECDGDPKGDTPDVPLSTSDTDNTPECLNKALEGLPPRWKNYWIRGVLSLAMISGFFLIICMGPIALLLIVMTIQIKCFEEIITIGYRVYRSYDLPWFRTLSWYFLICVNYFFYGETLADYFGALVQREEPLQFLARYHRFISFALYLAGFCMFVLSLVKKHYRLQFYMFAWTHVTLLIVVTQSHLVIQNLFEGMIWFIVPISIVICNDIMAYLFGFFFGRTPLIKLSPKKTWEGFIGGFFSTVVFGFLLAYLLSQFQYFVCPVGFNSETNGFTVECEPSDIFVMQEYTVPAVFQKTLGLKRVNMYPFQIHSIFLSSFASLIGPFGGFFASGFKRAFKIKDFASTIPGHGGIMDRFDCQYLMATFTHVYIASFIRGPNPSKLLQQLLLLQPEQQLSIFHTLQYHLRERNILPPAAE; encoded by the exons ATGACGGAGTTGAGGAAGCGCGGTGGAGGCGGAGGAAACCCGGACAGCGGCGACAATATCAGCGACAAG GAGGCTGATGGCGACGACAGACTGGGCCTGCAGGTCGATTTAGACGGAGAATGTGACGGCGACCCAAAAGGCGACACTCCAGATGTTCCTCTCTCCACCTCAGACACCGATAACACTCCAGAATGCCTGAACAAAGCCCTGGAAGGCCTCCCGCCCAG ATGGAAGAACTACTGGATACGAGGAGTTCTGTCTTTAGCCATGATCTCTggcttcttcctcatcatctgtaTGGGACCTATTGCTCTCCTGTTAATT GTCATGACTATCCAGATTAAGTGCTTCGAAGAAATTATTACCATCGGCTACAGGGTGTATCGCTCCTACGACCTGCCGTGGTTCAGGACTCTCAGCTG GTACTTCCTGATTTGTGTCAACTATTTCTTCTATGGTGAAACTCTAGCAGATTACTTTGGGGCTCTGGTGCAGAGAGAAGAACCTCTTCAGTTCCTCGCTCGCTATCACCGCTTCATCTCTTTCGCTCTGTACCTGGCAG gtttctgcatgtttgtgctgaGTTTAGTGAAGAAACATTATCGCCTGCAGTTTTATATG TTTGCTTGGACCCATGTGACCCTGTTGATTGTGGTTACTCAGTCCCACCTTGTAATTCAGAACCTATTTGAAGGGATGATCTG GTTCATCGTCCCCATCTCGATCGTGATCTGTAACGACATCATGGCCTATCTGTTTGGGTTCTTCTTCGGAAGAACCCCACTGATCAAG ctctccccaAAGAAGACCTGGGAGGGTTTTATTGGCGGTTTCTTCTCCACGGTGGTGTTCGGCTTCCTG CTGGCCTATCTGCTGTCCCAGTTCCAGTActttgtgtgtcctgtgggctTCAACAGCGAGACCAACGGGTTCACGGTGGAGTGCGAACCTTCCGACATCTTCGTGATGCAGGAGTACACTGTTCCCGCCGTGTTCCAGAAAACACTGGGGCTG AAAAGGGTCAACATGTACCCCTTTCAGATCCACAGCATCTTCCTCTCATCGTTCGCGTCCCTCATCGGGCCTTTTGGTGGCTTCTTTGCCAGTGGCTTTAAGAGggccttcaaaataaag GACTTTGCCAGCACTATCCCCGGCCACGGCGGCATCATGGATCGCTTTGACTGTCAGTACCTGATGGCCACGTTCACGCACGTCTACATCGCCAGTTTCATCCG GGGCCCGAACCCGAGCAAGCTgctgcaacagctgctgctgcttcagcccgagcagcagctcagcatctTCCACACGCTGCAGTACCACCTGAGAGAGAGGAAcatactgccccctgctgccgaGTGA